The following proteins are encoded in a genomic region of Pan troglodytes isolate AG18354 chromosome 2, NHGRI_mPanTro3-v2.0_pri, whole genome shotgun sequence:
- the IL17RC gene encoding interleukin-17 receptor C isoform X19: protein MPVPWFLLSLALGRSPVVLSLERLVGSQDATHCSPGLSCHLWDSDILCLPGDIVPAPGPVLAPTHLQTELVLRCQKETDCDLCLRVAVHLAVHGHWEEPEDEEKFGGAADSGVEEPRNASLQAQVVLSFQAYPTARCVLLEVQVPAALVQFGQSVGSVVYDCFEAALGSEVRIWSYTQPRYEKELNHTQQLPDCRGLEVRNSIPSCWALPWLNVSADGDNVHLVLNVSEEQHFGLSLYWNQVQGPPKPRWHKNLTGPQIITLNHTDLVPCLCIQVWPLEPDSVRTNICPFREDPRAHRNLWQAARLRLLTLQSWLLDAPCWLPAEAALCWRAPGGDPCQPLVPPLSWENVTVDKVLEFPLLKGHPNLCVQQVNSSEKLQLQECLWADSLGPLKDDVLLLETRGPQDNRSLCALEPSGCTSLPSKASTRAARLGEYLLQDLQSGQCLQLWDDDLGALWACPMDKYIHKRWALVWLACLLFAAALSLILLLKKDHAKAAARGRAALLLYSADDSGFERLVGALASALCQLPLRVAVDLWSRRELSAQGPVAWFHAQRRQTLQEGGVVVLLFSPGAVALCSEWLQDGVSGPGAHGPHDAFRASLSCVLPDFLQGRAPGSYVGACFDRLLHPDAVPALFRTVPVFTLPSQLPDFLGALQQPRAPRSGRLLERAEQVSRALQPALDSYFHPPGTPAPGRGVGPGAGDGT, encoded by the exons ATGCCTGTGCCCTGGTTCTTGCTGTCCTTGGCACTGGGCCGAAGCCCAGTGGTCCTTTCTCTGGAGAGGCTTGTGGGGTCTCAGGACGCTACCCACTGCTCTCCG ggCCTCTCCTGCCACCTCTGGG ACAGTGACATACTCTGCCTGCCTGGGGACATCGTGCCTGCTCCGGGCCCCGTGCTGGCGCCTACGCACCTGCAGACAGAGCTGGTGCTGAGGTGCCAGAAGGAGACCGACTGTGACCTCTGTCTGCGTGTGGCTGTCCACTTGGCCGTGCATG GGCACTGGGAAGAGcctgaagatgaggaaaagtttggagGAGCAGCTGACTCAGGGGTGGAGGAGCCTAGGAATG CCTCTCTCCAGGCCCAAGTCGTGCTCTCCTTCCAGGCCTACCCTACTGCCCGCTGCGTCCTGCTGGAGGTGCAAGTGCCTGCTGCCCTTGTGCAGTTTGGTCAGTCTGTG GGCTCTGTGGTATATGACTGCTTCGAGGCTGCCCTAGGGAGTGAGGTACGAATCTGGTCCTATACTCAGCCCAGGTACGAGAAGGAACTCAACCACACACAGCAGCTGCCTG ACTGCAGGGGGCTCGAAGTCCGGAACAGCATCCCGAGCTGCTGGG ccctgccctggcTCAACGTGTCAGCAGATGGTGACAACGTGCATCTGGTTCTGAATGTCTCTGAGGAGCAGCACTTCGGCCTCTCCCTGTATTGGAATCAGGTCCAGGGCCCCCCAAAACCCCGGTGGCACAAAAACCTG ACTGGACCGCAGATCATTACCTTGAACCACACAGACCTGGTTCCCTGCCTCTGCATTCAG GTGTGGCCTCTGGAACCTGACTCCGTTAGGACGAACATCTGCCCCTTCAGGGAGG ACCCCCGCGCACACCGGAACCTCTGGCAAGCCGCCCGGCTGCGACTGCTGACCCTGCAGAGCTGGCTGCTGGACGCACCGTGCTGGCTGCCCGCAGAAGCGGCACTGTGCTGGCGGGCTCCGGGTGGGGACCCCTGCCAGCCACTGGTCCCACCGCTTTCCTGGGAGAATGTCACTGTGGAC AAAGTTCTCGAGTTCCCATTGCTGAAAGGCCACCCTAACCTCTGTGTTCAG CAGGTGAACAGCTCGGAGAAGCTGCAGCTGCAGGAGTGCTTGTGGGCTG ACTCCCTGGGGCCTCTCAAAGATGATGTGCTACTGTTGGAGACACGAGGCCCCCAGGACAACAGATCCCTCTGTGCCTTGGAACCCAGTGGCTGTACTTCACTACCCAGCAAAGCCTCCACG AGGGCAGCTCGCCTTGGAGAGTACTTACTACAAGACCTGCAGTCAGGCCAGTGTCTGCAG CTATGGGATGATGACTTGGGAGCACTATGGGCCTGCCCCATGGACAAAT ACATCCACAAGCGCTGGGCCCTCGTGTGGCTGGCCTGCCTACTCTTTGCCGCTGCGCTTTCCCTCATCCTCCTTCTCAAAAAGGATCACGCGAAAG CGGCCGCCAGGGGCCGCGCGGCTCTGCTCCTCTACTCAGCCGATGACTCGGGCTTCGAGCGCCTGGTGGGCGCCCTGGCGTCGGCCCTGTGCCAGCTGCCGCTGCGCGTGGCCGTAGACCTGTGGAGCCGTCGTGAACTGAGCGCGCAGGGGCCCGTGGCTTGGTTTCACGCGCAGCGGCGCCAGACCCTGCAGGAGGGCGGCGTGGTGGTCTTGCTCTTCTCGCCCGGTGCGGTGGCGCTGTGCAGCGAGTGGCTACAGGACGGGGTGTCCGGGCCCGGGGCGCACGGCCCGCACGACGCCTTCCGCGCCTCGCTCAGCTGCGTGCTGCCCGACTTCTTGCAGGGCCGGGCGCCCGGCAGCTACGTGGGGGCCTGCTTCGACAGGCTGCTCCACCCGGACGCCGTACCCGCCCTTTTCCGCACCGTGCCCGTCTTCACACTGCCCTCCCAACTGCCAGACTTCCTGGGGGCCCTGCAGCAGCCTCGCGCCCCGCGTTCCGGGCGGCTCCTAGAGAGAGCGGAGCAAGTGTCCCGGGCCCTTCAGCCAGCCCTGGATAGCTACTTCCATCCCCCGGGGACTCCCGCGCCGGGACGCGGGGTGGGACCTGGGGCGGGGGACGGGACTTAA
- the IL17RC gene encoding interleukin-17 receptor C isoform X28 yields MPVPWFLLSLALGRSPVVLSLERLVGSQDATHCSPGLSCHLWDSDILCLPGDIVPAPGPVLAPTHLQTELVLRCQKETDCDLCLRVAVHLAVHGHWEEPEDEEKFGGAADSGVEEPRNASLQAQVVLSFQAYPTARCVLLEVQVPAALVQFGQSVGSVVYDCFEAALGSEVRIWSYTQPRYEKELNHTQQLPDCRGLEVRNSIPSCWALPWLNVSADGDNVHLVLNVSEEQHFGLSLYWNQVQGPPKPRWHKNLTGPQIITLNHTDLVPCLCIQVWPLEPDSVRTNICPFREDPRAHRNLWQAARLRLLTLQSWLLDAPCWLPAEAALCWRAPGGDPCQPLVPPLSWENVTVDVNSSEKLQLQECLWADSLGPLKDDVLLLETRGPQDNRSLCALEPSGCTSLPSKASTRAARLGEYLLQDLQSGQCLQLWDDDLGALWACPMDKYIHKRWALVWLACLLFAAALSLILLLKKDHAKAAARGRAALLLYSADDSGFERLVGALASALCQLPLRVAVDLWSRRELSAQGPVAWFHAQRRQTLQEGGVVVLLFSPGAVALCSEWLQDGVSGPGAHGPHDAFRASLSCVLPDFLQGRAPGSYVGACFDRLLHPDAVPALFRTVPVFTLPSQLPDFLGALQQPRAPRSGRLLERAEQVSRALQPALDSYFHPPGTPAPGRGVGPGAGDGT; encoded by the exons ATGCCTGTGCCCTGGTTCTTGCTGTCCTTGGCACTGGGCCGAAGCCCAGTGGTCCTTTCTCTGGAGAGGCTTGTGGGGTCTCAGGACGCTACCCACTGCTCTCCG ggCCTCTCCTGCCACCTCTGGG ACAGTGACATACTCTGCCTGCCTGGGGACATCGTGCCTGCTCCGGGCCCCGTGCTGGCGCCTACGCACCTGCAGACAGAGCTGGTGCTGAGGTGCCAGAAGGAGACCGACTGTGACCTCTGTCTGCGTGTGGCTGTCCACTTGGCCGTGCATG GGCACTGGGAAGAGcctgaagatgaggaaaagtttggagGAGCAGCTGACTCAGGGGTGGAGGAGCCTAGGAATG CCTCTCTCCAGGCCCAAGTCGTGCTCTCCTTCCAGGCCTACCCTACTGCCCGCTGCGTCCTGCTGGAGGTGCAAGTGCCTGCTGCCCTTGTGCAGTTTGGTCAGTCTGTG GGCTCTGTGGTATATGACTGCTTCGAGGCTGCCCTAGGGAGTGAGGTACGAATCTGGTCCTATACTCAGCCCAGGTACGAGAAGGAACTCAACCACACACAGCAGCTGCCTG ACTGCAGGGGGCTCGAAGTCCGGAACAGCATCCCGAGCTGCTGGG ccctgccctggcTCAACGTGTCAGCAGATGGTGACAACGTGCATCTGGTTCTGAATGTCTCTGAGGAGCAGCACTTCGGCCTCTCCCTGTATTGGAATCAGGTCCAGGGCCCCCCAAAACCCCGGTGGCACAAAAACCTG ACTGGACCGCAGATCATTACCTTGAACCACACAGACCTGGTTCCCTGCCTCTGCATTCAG GTGTGGCCTCTGGAACCTGACTCCGTTAGGACGAACATCTGCCCCTTCAGGGAGG ACCCCCGCGCACACCGGAACCTCTGGCAAGCCGCCCGGCTGCGACTGCTGACCCTGCAGAGCTGGCTGCTGGACGCACCGTGCTGGCTGCCCGCAGAAGCGGCACTGTGCTGGCGGGCTCCGGGTGGGGACCCCTGCCAGCCACTGGTCCCACCGCTTTCCTGGGAGAATGTCACTGTGGAC GTGAACAGCTCGGAGAAGCTGCAGCTGCAGGAGTGCTTGTGGGCTG ACTCCCTGGGGCCTCTCAAAGATGATGTGCTACTGTTGGAGACACGAGGCCCCCAGGACAACAGATCCCTCTGTGCCTTGGAACCCAGTGGCTGTACTTCACTACCCAGCAAAGCCTCCACG AGGGCAGCTCGCCTTGGAGAGTACTTACTACAAGACCTGCAGTCAGGCCAGTGTCTGCAG CTATGGGATGATGACTTGGGAGCACTATGGGCCTGCCCCATGGACAAAT ACATCCACAAGCGCTGGGCCCTCGTGTGGCTGGCCTGCCTACTCTTTGCCGCTGCGCTTTCCCTCATCCTCCTTCTCAAAAAGGATCACGCGAAAG CGGCCGCCAGGGGCCGCGCGGCTCTGCTCCTCTACTCAGCCGATGACTCGGGCTTCGAGCGCCTGGTGGGCGCCCTGGCGTCGGCCCTGTGCCAGCTGCCGCTGCGCGTGGCCGTAGACCTGTGGAGCCGTCGTGAACTGAGCGCGCAGGGGCCCGTGGCTTGGTTTCACGCGCAGCGGCGCCAGACCCTGCAGGAGGGCGGCGTGGTGGTCTTGCTCTTCTCGCCCGGTGCGGTGGCGCTGTGCAGCGAGTGGCTACAGGACGGGGTGTCCGGGCCCGGGGCGCACGGCCCGCACGACGCCTTCCGCGCCTCGCTCAGCTGCGTGCTGCCCGACTTCTTGCAGGGCCGGGCGCCCGGCAGCTACGTGGGGGCCTGCTTCGACAGGCTGCTCCACCCGGACGCCGTACCCGCCCTTTTCCGCACCGTGCCCGTCTTCACACTGCCCTCCCAACTGCCAGACTTCCTGGGGGCCCTGCAGCAGCCTCGCGCCCCGCGTTCCGGGCGGCTCCTAGAGAGAGCGGAGCAAGTGTCCCGGGCCCTTCAGCCAGCCCTGGATAGCTACTTCCATCCCCCGGGGACTCCCGCGCCGGGACGCGGGGTGGGACCTGGGGCGGGGGACGGGACTTAA
- the IL17RC gene encoding interleukin-17 receptor C isoform X7, which yields MPVPWFLLSLALGRSPVVLSLERLVGSQDATHCSPVSLEPWGDEERLRVQFLAQQSLSLAPVTAATARTALSGLSGADGRREERGRGKSWVCLPLGGSGNTEPQKKGLSCHLWDSDILCLPGDIVPAPGPVLAPTHLQTELVLRCQKETDCDLCLRVAVHLAVHGHWEEPEDEEKFGGAADSGVEEPRNASLQAQVVLSFQAYPTARCVLLEVQVPAALVQFGQSVGSVVYDCFEAALGSEVRIWSYTQPRYEKELNHTQQLPALPWLNVSADGDNVHLVLNVSEEQHFGLSLYWNQVQGPPKPRWHKNLTGPQIITLNHTDLVPCLCIQVWPLEPDSVRTNICPFREDPRAHRNLWQAARLRLLTLQSWLLDAPCWLPAEAALCWRAPGGDPCQPLVPPLSWENVTVDKVLEFPLLKGHPNLCVQQVNSSEKLQLQECLWADSLGPLKDDVLLLETRGPQDNRSLCALEPSGCTSLPSKASTRAARLGEYLLQDLQSGQCLQLWDDDLGALWACPMDKYIHKRWALVWLACLLFAAALSLILLLKKDHAKGWLRLLKQDVRSGAAARGRAALLLYSADDSGFERLVGALASALCQLPLRVAVDLWSRRELSAQGPVAWFHAQRRQTLQEGGVVVLLFSPGAVALCSEWLQDGVSGPGAHGPHDAFRASLSCVLPDFLQGRAPGSYVGACFDRLLHPDAVPALFRTVPVFTLPSQLPDFLGALQQPRAPRSGRLLERAEQVSRALQPALDSYFHPPGTPAPGRGVGPGAGDGT from the exons ATGCCTGTGCCCTGGTTCTTGCTGTCCTTGGCACTGGGCCGAAGCCCAGTGGTCCTTTCTCTGGAGAGGCTTGTGGGGTCTCAGGACGCTACCCACTGCTCTCCGGTGAGTCTGGAACCCTGGGGAGACGAGGAAAGGCTCAGAGTTCAGTTTTTGGCTCAGCAAAGCCTTAGCCTGGCTCCTGTCACTGCTGCCACCGCCAGAACTGCCCTGTCTGGTCTGTCTGGTGCTGATGGTAGAAGAGAAGAACGGGGAAGGGGCAAGAGCTGGGTCTGTCTTCCTCTGGGAGGGTCTGGGAATACCGAGCCCCAGAAAAAG ggCCTCTCCTGCCACCTCTGGG ACAGTGACATACTCTGCCTGCCTGGGGACATCGTGCCTGCTCCGGGCCCCGTGCTGGCGCCTACGCACCTGCAGACAGAGCTGGTGCTGAGGTGCCAGAAGGAGACCGACTGTGACCTCTGTCTGCGTGTGGCTGTCCACTTGGCCGTGCATG GGCACTGGGAAGAGcctgaagatgaggaaaagtttggagGAGCAGCTGACTCAGGGGTGGAGGAGCCTAGGAATG CCTCTCTCCAGGCCCAAGTCGTGCTCTCCTTCCAGGCCTACCCTACTGCCCGCTGCGTCCTGCTGGAGGTGCAAGTGCCTGCTGCCCTTGTGCAGTTTGGTCAGTCTGTG GGCTCTGTGGTATATGACTGCTTCGAGGCTGCCCTAGGGAGTGAGGTACGAATCTGGTCCTATACTCAGCCCAGGTACGAGAAGGAACTCAACCACACACAGCAGCTGCCTG ccctgccctggcTCAACGTGTCAGCAGATGGTGACAACGTGCATCTGGTTCTGAATGTCTCTGAGGAGCAGCACTTCGGCCTCTCCCTGTATTGGAATCAGGTCCAGGGCCCCCCAAAACCCCGGTGGCACAAAAACCTG ACTGGACCGCAGATCATTACCTTGAACCACACAGACCTGGTTCCCTGCCTCTGCATTCAG GTGTGGCCTCTGGAACCTGACTCCGTTAGGACGAACATCTGCCCCTTCAGGGAGG ACCCCCGCGCACACCGGAACCTCTGGCAAGCCGCCCGGCTGCGACTGCTGACCCTGCAGAGCTGGCTGCTGGACGCACCGTGCTGGCTGCCCGCAGAAGCGGCACTGTGCTGGCGGGCTCCGGGTGGGGACCCCTGCCAGCCACTGGTCCCACCGCTTTCCTGGGAGAATGTCACTGTGGAC AAAGTTCTCGAGTTCCCATTGCTGAAAGGCCACCCTAACCTCTGTGTTCAG CAGGTGAACAGCTCGGAGAAGCTGCAGCTGCAGGAGTGCTTGTGGGCTG ACTCCCTGGGGCCTCTCAAAGATGATGTGCTACTGTTGGAGACACGAGGCCCCCAGGACAACAGATCCCTCTGTGCCTTGGAACCCAGTGGCTGTACTTCACTACCCAGCAAAGCCTCCACG AGGGCAGCTCGCCTTGGAGAGTACTTACTACAAGACCTGCAGTCAGGCCAGTGTCTGCAG CTATGGGATGATGACTTGGGAGCACTATGGGCCTGCCCCATGGACAAAT ACATCCACAAGCGCTGGGCCCTCGTGTGGCTGGCCTGCCTACTCTTTGCCGCTGCGCTTTCCCTCATCCTCCTTCTCAAAAAGGATCACGCGAAAG GGTGGCTGAGGCTCTTGAAACAGGACGTCCGCTCGGGGG CGGCCGCCAGGGGCCGCGCGGCTCTGCTCCTCTACTCAGCCGATGACTCGGGCTTCGAGCGCCTGGTGGGCGCCCTGGCGTCGGCCCTGTGCCAGCTGCCGCTGCGCGTGGCCGTAGACCTGTGGAGCCGTCGTGAACTGAGCGCGCAGGGGCCCGTGGCTTGGTTTCACGCGCAGCGGCGCCAGACCCTGCAGGAGGGCGGCGTGGTGGTCTTGCTCTTCTCGCCCGGTGCGGTGGCGCTGTGCAGCGAGTGGCTACAGGACGGGGTGTCCGGGCCCGGGGCGCACGGCCCGCACGACGCCTTCCGCGCCTCGCTCAGCTGCGTGCTGCCCGACTTCTTGCAGGGCCGGGCGCCCGGCAGCTACGTGGGGGCCTGCTTCGACAGGCTGCTCCACCCGGACGCCGTACCCGCCCTTTTCCGCACCGTGCCCGTCTTCACACTGCCCTCCCAACTGCCAGACTTCCTGGGGGCCCTGCAGCAGCCTCGCGCCCCGCGTTCCGGGCGGCTCCTAGAGAGAGCGGAGCAAGTGTCCCGGGCCCTTCAGCCAGCCCTGGATAGCTACTTCCATCCCCCGGGGACTCCCGCGCCGGGACGCGGGGTGGGACCTGGGGCGGGGGACGGGACTTAA
- the IL17RC gene encoding interleukin-17 receptor C isoform X33, producing MPVPWFLLSLALGRSPVVLSLERLVGSQDATHCSPGLSCHLWDSDILCLPGDIVPAPGPVLAPTHLQTELVLRCQKETDCDLCLRVAVHLAVHASLQAQVVLSFQAYPTARCVLLEVQVPAALVQFGQSVGSVVYDCFEAALGSEVRIWSYTQPRYEKELNHTQQLPALPWLNVSADGDNVHLVLNVSEEQHFGLSLYWNQVQGPPKPRWHKNLTGPQIITLNHTDLVPCLCIQVWPLEPDSVRTNICPFREDPRAHRNLWQAARLRLLTLQSWLLDAPCWLPAEAALCWRAPGGDPCQPLVPPLSWENVTVDKVLEFPLLKGHPNLCVQVNSSEKLQLQECLWADSLGPLKDDVLLLETRGPQDNRSLCALEPSGCTSLPSKASTRAARLGEYLLQDLQSGQCLQLWDDDLGALWACPMDKYIHKRWALVWLACLLFAAALSLILLLKKDHAKAAARGRAALLLYSADDSGFERLVGALASALCQLPLRVAVDLWSRRELSAQGPVAWFHAQRRQTLQEGGVVVLLFSPGAVALCSEWLQDGVSGPGAHGPHDAFRASLSCVLPDFLQGRAPGSYVGACFDRLLHPDAVPALFRTVPVFTLPSQLPDFLGALQQPRAPRSGRLLERAEQVSRALQPALDSYFHPPGTPAPGRGVGPGAGDGT from the exons ATGCCTGTGCCCTGGTTCTTGCTGTCCTTGGCACTGGGCCGAAGCCCAGTGGTCCTTTCTCTGGAGAGGCTTGTGGGGTCTCAGGACGCTACCCACTGCTCTCCG ggCCTCTCCTGCCACCTCTGGG ACAGTGACATACTCTGCCTGCCTGGGGACATCGTGCCTGCTCCGGGCCCCGTGCTGGCGCCTACGCACCTGCAGACAGAGCTGGTGCTGAGGTGCCAGAAGGAGACCGACTGTGACCTCTGTCTGCGTGTGGCTGTCCACTTGGCCGTGCATG CCTCTCTCCAGGCCCAAGTCGTGCTCTCCTTCCAGGCCTACCCTACTGCCCGCTGCGTCCTGCTGGAGGTGCAAGTGCCTGCTGCCCTTGTGCAGTTTGGTCAGTCTGTG GGCTCTGTGGTATATGACTGCTTCGAGGCTGCCCTAGGGAGTGAGGTACGAATCTGGTCCTATACTCAGCCCAGGTACGAGAAGGAACTCAACCACACACAGCAGCTGCCTG ccctgccctggcTCAACGTGTCAGCAGATGGTGACAACGTGCATCTGGTTCTGAATGTCTCTGAGGAGCAGCACTTCGGCCTCTCCCTGTATTGGAATCAGGTCCAGGGCCCCCCAAAACCCCGGTGGCACAAAAACCTG ACTGGACCGCAGATCATTACCTTGAACCACACAGACCTGGTTCCCTGCCTCTGCATTCAG GTGTGGCCTCTGGAACCTGACTCCGTTAGGACGAACATCTGCCCCTTCAGGGAGG ACCCCCGCGCACACCGGAACCTCTGGCAAGCCGCCCGGCTGCGACTGCTGACCCTGCAGAGCTGGCTGCTGGACGCACCGTGCTGGCTGCCCGCAGAAGCGGCACTGTGCTGGCGGGCTCCGGGTGGGGACCCCTGCCAGCCACTGGTCCCACCGCTTTCCTGGGAGAATGTCACTGTGGAC AAAGTTCTCGAGTTCCCATTGCTGAAAGGCCACCCTAACCTCTGTGTTCAG GTGAACAGCTCGGAGAAGCTGCAGCTGCAGGAGTGCTTGTGGGCTG ACTCCCTGGGGCCTCTCAAAGATGATGTGCTACTGTTGGAGACACGAGGCCCCCAGGACAACAGATCCCTCTGTGCCTTGGAACCCAGTGGCTGTACTTCACTACCCAGCAAAGCCTCCACG AGGGCAGCTCGCCTTGGAGAGTACTTACTACAAGACCTGCAGTCAGGCCAGTGTCTGCAG CTATGGGATGATGACTTGGGAGCACTATGGGCCTGCCCCATGGACAAAT ACATCCACAAGCGCTGGGCCCTCGTGTGGCTGGCCTGCCTACTCTTTGCCGCTGCGCTTTCCCTCATCCTCCTTCTCAAAAAGGATCACGCGAAAG CGGCCGCCAGGGGCCGCGCGGCTCTGCTCCTCTACTCAGCCGATGACTCGGGCTTCGAGCGCCTGGTGGGCGCCCTGGCGTCGGCCCTGTGCCAGCTGCCGCTGCGCGTGGCCGTAGACCTGTGGAGCCGTCGTGAACTGAGCGCGCAGGGGCCCGTGGCTTGGTTTCACGCGCAGCGGCGCCAGACCCTGCAGGAGGGCGGCGTGGTGGTCTTGCTCTTCTCGCCCGGTGCGGTGGCGCTGTGCAGCGAGTGGCTACAGGACGGGGTGTCCGGGCCCGGGGCGCACGGCCCGCACGACGCCTTCCGCGCCTCGCTCAGCTGCGTGCTGCCCGACTTCTTGCAGGGCCGGGCGCCCGGCAGCTACGTGGGGGCCTGCTTCGACAGGCTGCTCCACCCGGACGCCGTACCCGCCCTTTTCCGCACCGTGCCCGTCTTCACACTGCCCTCCCAACTGCCAGACTTCCTGGGGGCCCTGCAGCAGCCTCGCGCCCCGCGTTCCGGGCGGCTCCTAGAGAGAGCGGAGCAAGTGTCCCGGGCCCTTCAGCCAGCCCTGGATAGCTACTTCCATCCCCCGGGGACTCCCGCGCCGGGACGCGGGGTGGGACCTGGGGCGGGGGACGGGACTTAA
- the IL17RC gene encoding interleukin-17 receptor C isoform X17: MPVPWFLLSLALGRSPVVLSLERLVGSQDATHCSPGLSCHLWDSDILCLPGDIVPAPGPVLAPTHLQTELVLRCQKETDCDLCLRVAVHLAVHGHWEEPEDEEKFGGAADSGVEEPRNASLQAQVVLSFQAYPTARCVLLEVQVPAALVQFGQSVGSVVYDCFEAALGSEVRIWSYTQPRYEKELNHTQQLPDCRGLEVRNSIPSCWALPWLNVSADGDNVHLVLNVSEEQHFGLSLYWNQVQGPPKPRWHKNLTGPQIITLNHTDLVPCLCIQVWPLEPDSVRTNICPFREDPRAHRNLWQAARLRLLTLQSWLLDAPCWLPAEAALCWRAPGGDPCQPLVPPLSWENVTVDKVLEFPLLKGHPNLCVQQVNSSEKLQLQECLWADSLGPLKDDVLLLETRGPQDNRSLCALEPSGCTSLPSKASTRAARLGEYLLQDLQSGQCLQLWDDDLGALWACPMDKYIHKRWALVWLACLLFAAALSLILLLKKDHAKGWLRLLKQDVRSGAAARGRAALLLYSADDSGFERLVGALASALCQLPLRVAVDLWSRRELSAQGPVAWFHAQRRQTLQEGGVVVLLFSPGAVALCSEWLQDGVSGPGAHGPHDAFRASLSCVLPDFLQGRAPGSYVGACFDRLLHPDAVPALFRTVPVFTLPSQLPDFLGALQQPRAPRSGRLLERAEQVSRALQPALDSYFHPPGTPAPGRGVGPGAGDGT, translated from the exons ATGCCTGTGCCCTGGTTCTTGCTGTCCTTGGCACTGGGCCGAAGCCCAGTGGTCCTTTCTCTGGAGAGGCTTGTGGGGTCTCAGGACGCTACCCACTGCTCTCCG ggCCTCTCCTGCCACCTCTGGG ACAGTGACATACTCTGCCTGCCTGGGGACATCGTGCCTGCTCCGGGCCCCGTGCTGGCGCCTACGCACCTGCAGACAGAGCTGGTGCTGAGGTGCCAGAAGGAGACCGACTGTGACCTCTGTCTGCGTGTGGCTGTCCACTTGGCCGTGCATG GGCACTGGGAAGAGcctgaagatgaggaaaagtttggagGAGCAGCTGACTCAGGGGTGGAGGAGCCTAGGAATG CCTCTCTCCAGGCCCAAGTCGTGCTCTCCTTCCAGGCCTACCCTACTGCCCGCTGCGTCCTGCTGGAGGTGCAAGTGCCTGCTGCCCTTGTGCAGTTTGGTCAGTCTGTG GGCTCTGTGGTATATGACTGCTTCGAGGCTGCCCTAGGGAGTGAGGTACGAATCTGGTCCTATACTCAGCCCAGGTACGAGAAGGAACTCAACCACACACAGCAGCTGCCTG ACTGCAGGGGGCTCGAAGTCCGGAACAGCATCCCGAGCTGCTGGG ccctgccctggcTCAACGTGTCAGCAGATGGTGACAACGTGCATCTGGTTCTGAATGTCTCTGAGGAGCAGCACTTCGGCCTCTCCCTGTATTGGAATCAGGTCCAGGGCCCCCCAAAACCCCGGTGGCACAAAAACCTG ACTGGACCGCAGATCATTACCTTGAACCACACAGACCTGGTTCCCTGCCTCTGCATTCAG GTGTGGCCTCTGGAACCTGACTCCGTTAGGACGAACATCTGCCCCTTCAGGGAGG ACCCCCGCGCACACCGGAACCTCTGGCAAGCCGCCCGGCTGCGACTGCTGACCCTGCAGAGCTGGCTGCTGGACGCACCGTGCTGGCTGCCCGCAGAAGCGGCACTGTGCTGGCGGGCTCCGGGTGGGGACCCCTGCCAGCCACTGGTCCCACCGCTTTCCTGGGAGAATGTCACTGTGGAC AAAGTTCTCGAGTTCCCATTGCTGAAAGGCCACCCTAACCTCTGTGTTCAG CAGGTGAACAGCTCGGAGAAGCTGCAGCTGCAGGAGTGCTTGTGGGCTG ACTCCCTGGGGCCTCTCAAAGATGATGTGCTACTGTTGGAGACACGAGGCCCCCAGGACAACAGATCCCTCTGTGCCTTGGAACCCAGTGGCTGTACTTCACTACCCAGCAAAGCCTCCACG AGGGCAGCTCGCCTTGGAGAGTACTTACTACAAGACCTGCAGTCAGGCCAGTGTCTGCAG CTATGGGATGATGACTTGGGAGCACTATGGGCCTGCCCCATGGACAAAT ACATCCACAAGCGCTGGGCCCTCGTGTGGCTGGCCTGCCTACTCTTTGCCGCTGCGCTTTCCCTCATCCTCCTTCTCAAAAAGGATCACGCGAAAG GGTGGCTGAGGCTCTTGAAACAGGACGTCCGCTCGGGGG CGGCCGCCAGGGGCCGCGCGGCTCTGCTCCTCTACTCAGCCGATGACTCGGGCTTCGAGCGCCTGGTGGGCGCCCTGGCGTCGGCCCTGTGCCAGCTGCCGCTGCGCGTGGCCGTAGACCTGTGGAGCCGTCGTGAACTGAGCGCGCAGGGGCCCGTGGCTTGGTTTCACGCGCAGCGGCGCCAGACCCTGCAGGAGGGCGGCGTGGTGGTCTTGCTCTTCTCGCCCGGTGCGGTGGCGCTGTGCAGCGAGTGGCTACAGGACGGGGTGTCCGGGCCCGGGGCGCACGGCCCGCACGACGCCTTCCGCGCCTCGCTCAGCTGCGTGCTGCCCGACTTCTTGCAGGGCCGGGCGCCCGGCAGCTACGTGGGGGCCTGCTTCGACAGGCTGCTCCACCCGGACGCCGTACCCGCCCTTTTCCGCACCGTGCCCGTCTTCACACTGCCCTCCCAACTGCCAGACTTCCTGGGGGCCCTGCAGCAGCCTCGCGCCCCGCGTTCCGGGCGGCTCCTAGAGAGAGCGGAGCAAGTGTCCCGGGCCCTTCAGCCAGCCCTGGATAGCTACTTCCATCCCCCGGGGACTCCCGCGCCGGGACGCGGGGTGGGACCTGGGGCGGGGGACGGGACTTAA